The Lolium rigidum isolate FL_2022 chromosome 1, APGP_CSIRO_Lrig_0.1, whole genome shotgun sequence region AGAGCGCCAACAAGTGGAGGGACGGCGAGGTGGGGAGGGATCTATTGCTAGATGGGTAGGGTTTCCGGGAAGGCCTTTTTGTTCCAGCCCGCTAGTAGTAGCTCAACTAAAATACAAGAGCTAGTTGTGATTAGTGATCGACTAGTCGATCTACAACTTCAAAACTAGTCATGTCGCAGGTTGCGGTAGGTTGACTAGTTGCGCGACAAGTCATGTCACAGGTTGCGATAGGTCGACTACTTGTGCGACAAGTAGAGCGATTCATAGTCCTTGATTTCGCGGAAATTGTCTTCCCTTGGATGCAATATATGTTACCACGAAAACAGAGATACCTCATGCCACATATGTCCCGCGCCTGGCCGGGGCACCGACAAACCATGATGATGATTGGACCAAAACAATGTTTCATGCACAATGACCTTGAAGGCAATGCAAATGGCGCTTCCCACCATTTCACAACAGCCCGTTTGGAGAAAACAAACCGCAATTAGCACCTTACAGCTTGATCATACTACCGAGAAATGTGTCGCACTAGACACGCCATGTAACAACGCATGGTAGGCGGCGAAGCGCGCATGGTTATCTTGTAGGTAATAATTTCCAGGAAGGTCGCATATTCCCATATCCtgtaccatgcatgcatattactTACTAGGAGGTTAATATTCTATATGCAGAGTTCGTCATCCTCACGACTCTACTAGACGCGACCAGGTGGGGCGGCGGCGCTTGTTCTACCTATTTTAGTTGTGCACCAGCAGTGGCAAAGGCGCGTCATGATAGATGGCTggcagcggcggcgaggcgggcTTGTGAGGCTTGGCTCCACGGCATGGCAACGAAACCAGCTCTACCCGCATCACCACGGGAGCAGGGGTGGTAGCCtcgggcatggcggcggcgacctcctctcCGTAGGTAGACGACCTCGATGGGATCTGGGGTGGGGTAACTTGGGATGCCACACTGATCTTCCCGCGATGAAGATCTAGTATACATGCCGCCATTTATCTTCCGGCCTTTTATGGTAGGTTGGGCGGCCGAAGATGAACTCTAAGGGGGGCTCGTCCCGAATAAAGACAGTGATCTTAGAGTTCCACTCGAGGCAAGATGAATACCTGCTTGATGTCTTTCCTCCTTGATCTAGCTGGAGTgtcgagttccggaaggctccgctagCCAACTCCCTTTGGCAAATCAtgcctggagattgctggatcggatgAGATtttgtcgtgcgcacccatgtttttttgaccgtttggtttcaggagGGAGAAACGCGAAGATCTGCCATCAATTTCCATCATGGAACATGAATTTTTCCTTCCAAGGTGAAGTCGGGGGTGGAGACTGGCATGAAAGCCGATATCTGAGGACTAGTAATGGTGGTTCGATTCTTTGTGGTgatgaggaacttgcttggtgttttaGGATTCATGGTAGTAGTATGCAAGTGGggccgacaacacatgtgaagttcaacgTCCTACCTTTAAAGGTGAAAATTAAAGAtctagccttaattggttgtaccTGGCAATGACCCTGTTGACGGCATTGttatgagagcggggactatcttcagtatGAAAATGTAGGATATATGATCGGACGATGATGATGCTTGTGTGTTGTTTCTTTCTTAGAGGCGTTGCTTATGGAGAATTTGGACTTTAGGTGTTTTTCTTGGGGGTGTTTGTGATGCTACTACAAGAACTGGAATACTGTATCACTGGACTTTTCTTTTtagcttcttcttttttttctttggctATGTGCATCCATATCATTAAAACCATGCTCACGACTCGTTCCTGACTCCATGTTCATCAAGATTTGTTTCTTAATATGGAAATGTCGTGTTATATTATAAAAAGGAATAATATGATAGGTGAGGCACACACTATGATCATAGCTGAGGGCATGTGTTGTTAATGATTTATGTATGTGCAATATGTATCGATCGTATCTTTCCAACATGACAATTCTCCCAATATGAAAATTCTCATTTTAGCTAATGACCAAAGCTTGTAATGTTGCCAAAAAAACCAGGTTAAGCTAAAATGTTACAAGTCTACATTTGAGGCGTTCTTACATAAAAGTAGTGTATTTTATTGAATTAATTCATTTGTGTACCATCGGATGGTTGGTACATCTTTGAAAGTTTGACTTGAATTTAACCAAGAAATGCTAATTTTACATATAAAAATTATAGTTTGCAGCATATTCACGGAGATATAGATCGCGAGTTCTTTTTCTATGTTGGTAACGATGCATGAACGATATATTAATAAGGCATTTAGATGGGCTTCATTCCTTCAAAGTTATGTCcagttttctagtttgaatacaaGACACATTGACAGATATTAAGAAGAAATGGTATACTCAGATGAATTTCGTAGTGGGTTATTATTGTTTTTGGTAGTCTTGGTCACCAAAGCAAGTTATTAGTGTTCATCTCTTGAGTGGACATTTGTACTTTCCATTTTCACAATTATAATGATGGAGCACATCTCATGCCATCAATTTATTTAATAATGTTTTGCCCAGAGTGAGCTATCATCATTATTGCAAATCTATAATCCTATTTTTTATCCTCACCTTGCAAACATCTCATCAATATGTTTTTAACTTTTTTATAATGAAAATACTCAGCGATGCAAAGATGTAGAAGTCATATAGATGAGAGAACATTCATGGACCAAGACCTCAAACATGGAACATTCATTATTATTGCCTCAAAAGAGGACGGTTCACCCAATGAAAATATAACAAGCAGTCGACATAGCATTAGAATGGAAGAAGTAACAAACATCTAAAAAAATCCTCCATAAACTGCATGAATATCAGCATCTTGCCGACTAGAAAACGATTATGGCGGTGCATAGCCCCATCCACCATTTCCAATGGAAGATTGATCTAAATTGGCACCATTATATCCCAAGGAAGAATCCATCCATGGGAATCCATTGTTGTATACTGGATCTACCATAGGATAGCCCCATGGGTTGTACCCAAATGTGTTACCAAAGACTTCATTGACACCAGCAGTTGGCTAACTGTGGGTAGGAATCCAAATTGTGCTGGGGGGTTGACTTAGGGCCAACATAGTTTTCTGGTTGCTGCACTGTGTTGCATTGACTTGGATAATTTTGAAGATGTAGGTCTTGGGGTGTAAACAACTCATGTAACATATCAGGGATTGGATGCAGTATGGAAGCATACTGCGGTTCCGAAGCTGGTGGTTTAGAATTATGAGCTTGTGTTACCTCCATAGGAAGAACTGGTGCGAAAGTTTGTGTGCATGCTGACGTTAGTGGAACCGAAGGCAACTGATGATCCGAAAGGTGGCGAGACCATGAAAACTGCGCCACTGACGGGGGAGTAGTGTGCATGTGATCCAGTGATTGGCCTCTTGGTGGTAGCATGTTCCTTTTCATGCTCAGGCCACCATTTTTTGCATCGAGGCCATGATGCAATGGAGGTAGTCGGCTTGTAATGTCCTCATGGGCCCTTGATAGTTCATTGAAGAGCTTGTTAAGATCTTCTAGACAGAGATCTTCTTCCTTTGAGAAGATAAGGTTTGCCTCCATCCCTGGATTCTCATCTTGGATCTCCTTCATACGTTGGATGGATAGTTTGTTTCTCTTATCCTCCATCGcactcttcatgtccagctgagcCACCTTAGATTGCAGTAATGCAATCTTAGAAGCTTTTGCCTCATCGAGAAATGGAGCTGCTGGTGGAGCTCCTGACAAAAAAGCATCAACAATGGGCTTAGCAGATGGCGTACCAAATGAGTGTATTTTTCCTCTATCCGTCTCCAGGATGACAGCAACCCTAGCGCCAGTGACGACGGAGAGGTCGGTGGCACCTTTGAACAAACCAAACCGCCTCTTAAAGAAGGTGACATCACGCTCTTTGTCATTAGTGATATATGAGACACCCAACCTTCTTTCCCTCCTCGGCATACTAACACAGAAAACTTGAAAGCAACTTATTACTACAAGTAGGTAGCACAAAGAACTACAAAAACTTAGAGATCTACGGGTATTGTTGTCTAACGACATGTTACTGTGAGATATGAGGATACATACTCAGCTTATATAGAAGGAAAAGCATATTGTAAATGGAAACGGAtcaaaatttattataaataaCCGTTGCTATTTGAGTAGACTCGGTCCAAGAAATCTTTGGTAGGTACTCGCATTCGGAATTTATTTATGGATAGTATTAATTGTTATCCAATTATCAAAACCGAGTACATTTACATCATTATTTGGACCTACTAATATATTTACCATTAAAACATTCCTATGTTAGAACAACCATATCCTTATCTAGAAGCATTCAATCTTTAATGGGCAGTAGAATTAATATAATAAACTAATATATTTAAATTTGGAAAACAACTATGGTAAAATCTTATGGTTATGAATTGCTTCCAATTATTCTAATGATTATATTAATTATATGTATATCCTCTGCTAGGAGCCATGTCATGTAAAAGCGGTCAGTTCGTAATATGTTAGTGCAAGTATGGAACTTGTGTTTGTCCTTTTGTGTCTTTACTAGATAACACTACAAAAATATTTTGATCTACCATAGCAAAAAATTGTCGGCTAAGGGATCTTTTCCGTGGTTAACGAGTCTAAGCCGACGAAACAGGTTTTGTGGTGCATATTGCGTCACCTATGGATCTACCAAGGATTTTTCGATCAGTGGCAGTTGAGGGACCTTTAGGCACGAAAAATCGAATAGTGGCAAAAGAGTTTTGGGAGGCCGTTGACTGTTGACGTCATACTAACTGACACGTGGTAGGCGCCGTTAACTAGCCGATAGCGTCATTAAATGGTTGGAAATCCGTGGTAGATGACAAGCCCACACAAAACCTACGATGCCTTAagaaggccgacccaataaaggTGACCAGGGCGGCCCAATTACTTTCTGGGCCGGACCAAGTGACTTGGTTTGACCATTCAACTTGTTAACTAGGCTGCACTTAGCGCGGGGATCGAGCCGAATGGCTTGGTTTAACTGTCAGAAGCTAAATTGACAtgcccatttagtaagtgggtcGTCCTAACTGAGAGTGGTCCACTAGGTGTATTGGGGTACCACGGTAATGCACATACGTGATAGACTTGGGTTTTCGGGAAGAAGCCTATTTTCGATTGTAGCGTACAGACACAACATACAGGGAACAAAGCGAGTTTTACCCAGATTCAGGGCTCTGGATGAGAAACACTATGTGTTGATTATCTGTTTGTATTATTTATGGGGTTACAAAGGTCGCCGAGATGGCTATGGTGAGATCTGGTGTAGCTAGGATTTGTGTATCCAGTGAATGATTTTCTAGATGTCCTCCTCGAAGGCCCCTCCTAGCCTTTAGATGAGAGGCTAGGTCTTAGATACCATGTCCGGGTAGGTTACAAGTTGAAGTTTCCTATCTTGGGCCTTTCCTTGATTGATATTCCAGGTTACATGGCTTCGACTATATAGTAACTTAAAAGGTTTCTTGGGGTTCATAATCTTCATGTGCGTCTGAGCTGCACCAGGTATGATAACGAGAGGTACACATTTGGGTATGTCCACATCAGTAGTCCTCGAGTGTCTAGGGGAGTCGAAGTCTTGCGTAGAGACTCAATATGAACCCCTGTCAGAGTCGAAAAGTATATGAGGTTACGTTGCGAACCGAATTGAGCTCCTTCTTATGTTAAAGGTATCCAATGCCTCCGTCGGAATTTTTCATGTTTCCATAGGCATGGTAATTAACTGGTAGACCGCCATAGAGGCGAGCGCCATGCCAATGGATGtgatccaaagggattatatttaCGGCGTAGAGGCAGCATCCAGATTCAATTTCGCAACGGTGTGATTTGGGCAATCGAGGAGTTATAGATTCCACACTCGACGTCATATATATTGAGGTGTATGAAGTTGAATCAATGTTGCGGCAGCATTAGATAAGTTGCACAGTTATTTTCTACCAAGTGCGtgaccagcgctcctgatgggagtagcccccgggtctatgggcaggtgcttgcagctGTGCATCGACTCAAGTTGTAGCACTCGAGGAGGAACCTGACACAAGTTTTTGGCGCATTCCTTGTCTTATTCACTGCTGTTGGAGGATTCGATGAAATATATATGTGAATGTGGGTGTGGCCCTTTTTCCTATCGACTCCTACCGGAGGACTTGATAAAGTAGGTGCTTGACGACATAGCCCATTCCCTGCCAACTCCTGTTGGAGGACTTGATAAAGCAGCTTGGGGAGTCATAAACTCATGTAGGGACTTAAAAGTCATAAGCTTAGTCGAAGTCAACAGTCGGATACGTACCCAGAAGTACATCAGGTCCGCATCTTGTGTCACGTACGCCGTGATCTCAATAGATAACCATATAAGGTGAAGCCACTAGCCGGAAGTACATCACGTCAGCGTCTTAGATCATGGTACGTTCCTAGTTAATAACCATATAAGTTGATATTGCAAACCTGGAAGTACATGATGTTCACGCATAGTTTGCTTAAAAGTCACAGGGATGACGATTAATGTGCATGGTACATTTTATGGATGGGGACCAATGAATTGCTCTTGGCAAAAACAACGCAACATACTCACACTCGAGTCCCCGGACTCGAACCCAGTATATGTTAGGTGTAACTCAGACTCATGTAGCAAAGGCCTTACCTAATTGAGCTCCTACTTATGTGAGGGGTACCCAACGTGTATGTCGAAATTTTTCATCATGTGGTAGGAACAAAAATTTAACTGGTAACACCGAGGCGATCGTCGGGCCAAATACATGAGATCTGAAGGACTTATCTTTACGTCTTAGACACGACATGTAGATATGGTCTTAGAGCGGATGTGATCTGGGTAGTCGAGGAGATATCAAATCCGTACTCGATAGTGCATAGGTTGCAGTAGATGTGGCCGTAAGAAGCCATGAATAGCTACTGCAGAAGGAATTGATGTAGTTGACAAGCTTTGTAGTTGTCCGTACCGGGTGCATGActagtcctcccgatgggagtagccccctagTATATGAGTGGGTGCTTGttgccgtgcgtagactcaaattGTCATGACACCTCAGGAGGTACTGAACTCACGTCATGCATCTATGAAGGTGATTTATAATTATCAATTGTTGGATGATTTGatgaagtatgtgcttgtgagcgCAGCCCATTTCCATCGACTTCTGTTGGATGACTAGATAAAGCATGTGCAAGGAGATACTCGACTCATGACACCCAAGGAGGTACTCAACTAATGACAGATGAGAAGGCATTGAACTCACACCCTATGTAGTAATATCCGTTGACTCCTGTTAGAGGACGCAATAGAATGGCCCAGTGTAGGTGACGTCACGGATGATGGTATGGTCAACTCGAGTGCTTTTGCATCCACGTGCTCCCAATGAGAGTAGCCCTGAGAGTAAGACCCGACCCTTGGGGTGCACCCATGGCGAGGAGGGCAGTAGCGGTCCTGGTAGTTCCGAACAAAAAATAATTTCGAACAAATGTCaaataaattttttatttttttaagtgAGCAATTATAAAAACCGGCCGAAAACCAAACAGACAGTCAAAAcccgagaaaagaaaaaaactaaaCCGACATAAAACCAACCAAACCAGAAAAAGAACAGAAGAAAAAAACGCAAAAAACGCAAAACAAACCTAGATGGGCCGCGGCCCGCTCGCTCCCGCACGGGGACAAGCGTTAATCCGCCCCACGGCTCGGCAATGTATAGGATTTTCCGTTAATAAAAGACATGTCAAAGGGAAAAAGCAATTAAGTATTTTTTGTACGAATATAACTAGGCCCATAAAAACATGCGTGTCTGATGCTCTCTTTTAATCAAGGAAAACAAATGTCTGAAACTGAACTTTTTTTTTGTGATTAGGAACTGGCATTAAAAGAAGGGCACCACTAGGGATCGGCTCCCGATATTTGTTTCCAATCGGACCAGCGATTAGCCGTAGGATGTCAAGAAGCTTAACCGTACGATTTCCAGCCAGGCCCGCGTGGCTCTTTCCGTGATCAGGGGAATTGATTGCATGCTTGCTTTGTAAATGCTGATCCCAATAACTGCTCCCGTAATGCACGTGCATGCTTGTTTTGGAAAAAAAATCTCCGAGTGACCTCTCCTGTAATGCACGCCAACCTTTCTTCCGCATTTATTCATCCTCACGATAGCTTCTTACTTTGAAGAGGGAAACTGGACCATGAGATTGAGTTCCATGGGAATTCTGTGAAGCATAGTTTCATTAGTAAGAAGCATGCAATTATTTCATCGTTAGCATTATAGTCTTTGATGATATAGTGATATAATTTTGGCTTTGGGAGCAACCAAGTTGGTAGTAGGAAGCACATGTGAGGCTAGTAGAATCCATGGTATGTGAAGTGACGCAAAGTCGGATTGTCAGAAGCACATTGCTTAATTGTCGGAAGCATAGAAATGATACATAAGAATCACTGTTATTTTCTGTTGCTACGCCTTTTAtaataaacaaagcaaagaagATATGGGCAGGAAGCATCGCACGATCGtcgggcagcagcagccagcatCACACCACTCAACGACCAGGACGGAGAAGGTGGCGTCCATGGACTCGGCGTATTCACTGAGGTCAAAACCCACAAGCTCGCGGACGAGAACCATGAACCACTTGACACCGGGCGTCGTCGTGCGCTGATGCGGCTGTTGGTGCTCCGCTCCTCTCCCCTGTCAGCCCGAAGGGCCCCTGCTCGAGCTCGGGGCCACAGGCCGTGCAACATCAACGAGGTCATCTAGAAGCTCCAGCGGCATCGGGAGATGGCCTAACACTACGTCAATGGAAACCAAGAGGACGAGAGCCATGAAGCACACAAACCACCAAGAGGACCAGAGCCATGAAGCACACAaattacggtttgcttccttacaGTTTGAGGACACTAATTACAGTTTGCTTCCTTAGTAGCATAATTTGTCCCCGTTGCTGCAAGATTGCTTCCAGTACAATTACAATTTAATTTGATCTAAACAAATGTTTACAATGTAACTATTTGCGATCCACAGATAAGATTGTTTCCATCAAGGAAAATTTAGTTTCACAGCCACCAGTATGCTTCCAATATAGCACAAGATTGTTTCCATCGACTAAATAATTATTTCAGACCAATAGGATTTTATTTTCATCAAGAGAAAAAATACACTCATTTGTAACAACGATTACATATATGTTTCAAGCTAAATAGGTTTTTTCCCTTACAAATCATTGGAAATCTACTTCCATAGTAACAAAAATATGTTGCATTCAACAACACAACATAGACTGCTTCAGAATAAATCGACATCTGGAATGGAAGTCTGCTACCATGttttgaaacaaaaaatgctgcaaacaacatagTAGACACAATCAAATTGGGCCTCCTTCATGGTGAAAAAAGAATGTGCGCTGAAAAAAGGTATAATTTCAAATAACACATTGGGTGGCATGAACGTCTCAGTTTGCATAAATGTTGCAATAAAAAAGTACTAGGCAACATGTGTGTGCCATCCACAGTAAAAAAGGAGAATTCCTAGATGTGATAACAGTCATCATTTGGAAGACAATTGAGAAATAATAGGTACCTGGTGGCAATGTTTAaaatgtcttacaaattggaaacaAATATACAAACTTCAGGAAGCTAGGGTCAGTGCATCTTACATAGGAAGCATATGTAGGAAATATATGAAGCGTGAATACAAACTTTGGAAGCACGGCTGTAATGCCAATCAAGTAAGCACATATTGCATATTTGTGAAGCATATGTAACTCACCACTGGTGGAAGCCTAGAAACATATAAGATTGGAATTGGAATCGGGTATGCTTGCCTCTACCATGTGGCCGCCTCTTCCTTCGACGTGCAAGCCAGCTTAGTCTGAAACAGTTTGTTTGTCTTTTCAGCATATACACATGGGTATCATCACGGATCGACAAGAATAAAGGTAATGCAGT contains the following coding sequences:
- the LOC124656324 gene encoding MADS-box protein AGL71-like, whose protein sequence is MPRRERRLGVSYITNDKERDVTFFKRRFGLFKGATDLSVVTGARVAVILETDRGKIHSFGTPSAKPIVDAFLSGAPPAAPFLDEAKASKIALLQSKVAQLDMKSAMEDKRNKLSIQRMKEIQDENPGMEANLIFSKEEDLCLEDLNKLFNELSRAHEDITSRLPPLHHGLDAKNGGLSMKRNMLPPREPKLNAIRQNSDYPKMTSSEVLSEIIAMDISKNNADVLVALPHNAHKNNLFLKSKVSEESESDEDPMDWVPEDIK